Below is a genomic region from Echinicola rosea.
TTGCTTCCGACCTTAGGATTGGGAGGTAGCGTGGGGACCAACTATACGGATAATTTTGAAGATCCCCAGACAGGAGAGCCCAGGCCGTTTAAGGATCAGCTCAGCCTCAATTTAAATGAGGGGCTGGGGCTCAGCCTCAATATTCCCATTTTTAATAACGGCAGTAATAAAGCAAACCTCCAACGTGCGAGGGTGCAAAAATACCTAAGTGAAATTTCTGTACAGGAGGTACGCAACCAACTGCGTCAGGACATCGAGACCGCTTATACCAATGCGGTGGCTTCGAAACAGTCCTATGAGTCATCGACTGTGCGGGTTTCTTCGTTGGAGGAAGCCTTCCGAATGGCCCAAAAGCGCTTTGAAGTAGGGGTGATCAATGCAGTGGACTTTCAGGTAGCACAAAACAACCTTTTTAATGCCCAAGCAGATTTGCTTCAAGCAAAATACGAATATATTTTCAGGGTAAAGGTCCTGGACTTTTATTTGGGTAATCCCCTTACACTATAACACGATGAATCATGGCTAAGAAGAAAACAAACAAGTTAATTTATATTTTGGGTGGTGTCGCAGTGGTGTTAATCCTTTTGATCGTTATCGGCAGGGCCCTTGGGTGGGTAGGGGGTGCCGCTGAGACAGAGGTAGAGATTACCAAGGCTTCCAAGAAAACGATCGTTGAAAAAGTAAGTGCTTCTGGGGTGATCGAGCCAGAAACGGAAGTGAAATTAAGCCCGGACGTGGCGGGTGAGATCATTGAACTGAAAATCAACGAGGGCGATTCAGTGAAGCAGAATGATCTGCTGGTAAAGATCAGACCTGACAATTTTATTTCAGCCTTGGATAGGACACGCGCTAACCTGAACCAACAAAAGGCCAACTTGGCCCAATCCAAAGCAGCACTGAAGCGTTCTGAGGCGCAGTTTGACAGAGCAAGGTTGCAGTATGAGCGAAATAAGACGCTATATGAGTCCAATGTGATTTCGGATTCCGAATATGAGCAGGCCACTGCCGATTATGTTTCCGCAGAAAATGACCTGAAAGCAGCACAGCAATCGGTGCAAGCTGCTGAATATGTGGTGAAAAGCTCTCAGGCAAGTGTCGAGGAAGCCAATGAAAATTTGAGGTTGACCAATGTGTTTGCCCCTACTGATGGAATCGTATCTAAACTCTTGGTGGAAAAAGGTGAAAGGGTCGTGGGAACTCAGCAAATGGCCGGTACTGAAATGCTACGCATCGCAGACCTGAGCGTCATGGAGGTAGTGGTCGATGTCAATGAAAATGATATTGTACGGATAGCCTTGGGCGACACGACGATCATTGAAGTAGATGCCTACTCGCATACTGGAGAGAAATTTACCGGTGTCGTCACCTCCATTGCCAATTCTGCCAATGAAAAGGCCACACAAGATGCTGTTACGGAGTTTGAGGTGGAAATCAGGATACTCAATGAATCTTATGAAAAATTGATCACCAAGGAAAATAGGTACCCTTTCAGGCCTGGGATGACGGCCAGTGTGGAAATCATTACCGAAAAAAAGGCGGATGTTCTATCCGTTCCTTTGGCAGCTGTGACCACAAGGGACAATATTCGGGTGGATTCGACCAATGCGGAGAGTGATCTTCAGGAAATCATATTTATGTCCGATGGTAATAAAGCTAAACTTACACGGGTAAAAACGGGCATTTCGGATTTTGAAAACATCGAAATCAAAGAGGGGATCAAAGAGGGAGAAGAGTTAGTGGCAGGTCCGTACTTTGTCGTGAGTAAACAATTAAAAGATGGCGACTTGGTCAAAAGGACCAATTGATTGTTGTCTGCTATGAAATAGATAAGGCCTTGGAAGTTGATTTTCCAAGGCCTTTTTTCTTTCTGACCTGAGTTAAGGTTTGATTTGACACTAGCTTCCTCAGTTATACCAACTGGACCATTTCAGTGGCTACTAATGATTCCACTGGGACTTCAGTATCTATCAGTCCGAGTTCTTTCAATATAGCCATTGTTTTTTCGAGCGTAGCTTTTTCCACTTCAGGTTTAGTGGACCAAGTAGTTTGGGCTAGCCATTCGATAATATCGGTTTCCTGAAGGTGGTAGGCTTTGCTCAGCAAGGTTGGTAATTGTGTGTTAGCTTTCAGTGTTTTGGATTCGGCATATAGTGCTGAAAGCAGCTTTGGAAGGATATGGGGCTGCTCTTTTATAAGTTTTTCATGGGCCACAATGACAAAGCAAGGCCATGGTGTAGGGATTTCATCTATTCTTCTGAAATGTCCGGCATCTACCAATGGTTTGGTGGTGAATTTCTCCCAAAGGAAACCTTTTGGCTGGTGGTCAGCAAATGCTTCTAAGGCACCGTCCATATTGCCTACTACGTCAAATTGGAGCGTCTGTGGGCTCCAGTTGTTTTTCTTGGCCAGTAGGTAAGTCATCAAATGCGAACCAGAACCATACCGGCTAATAAGGAAGGGAGCGTTTTGGAGGTCATGGATGGTTTTTACGGGCGATTTAGCTGGTACATGGATTCCCCAATTAAGGGGGGACAGCACGTGGTACCCGATGATTTTTCCAGGGTTACCTTCCGTTTTGTCCTTGATAAAGCTCTCGGTCAAAACGATGGCAATGTCAGTTTCCTCTTCGCGGAGGGCCTTGTTCATGGCTCCTGATCCTTTGGATTCATCCTTCCATTCCATGGTATAGCCAGCATCGGCCAATGGCTGTTCTTCAATCAGCTTGAGCCAAGGGAAATTAAAGTGTTCGGGGACACCTGTTATCTTGATCGTTTTCATTGCCCAAAGATAAAAAAGCATTTTATAAATATAATGCCTGGGAAATGATATTCGCGGTACCGAAGAGTGAAACCCACATTTACTTTTTTCAAGCGCAAATAATCCACAATAAGGTTGCTTTCATCCGTGCTGACGGCACTTTAGCTAGGTTTGTGGGATCAAGTGGTGTGTTTTATAATTACGTTTGCCCTGGGACGGAAAAAAGAACAGTCATTTTAACAAAGGCAAAAACCAATACATGGCATGTAGATGATCCACATGGTCAGGTGCTGAATTGCCGGCGAAAGCCATGATGCGTAGGTTGCCTTTAGAAGCTTTTGCCAGTTGCTGCATGCCAAGAGGACCTTCCGTGAGAAATGGCCTTAGGTCTAGGCCAAGCGCTTGTATCAAGTAGTCGGCACATTCGGTAGTGCTGGCAAAGGTGCCGGGAAAAACTGCACTGTGGGTAAAAATAAACTGGGTTTTCCCTTCGATGGATGATTTTGCAAAGTCCAGGAATGGTGACAGATCGTTTGGGTCAATTTTACCGCCAGCGGCCAATGGAGTACCATTGGGGACATATCCTGCATGCATACCGTCCAGAAGAATAATGCCTTTTATGCGGTGTTTGGTTTCGTTTCTTAGGATGCTTCTGATGGCTCCGTAACCGGCACTCCATCCCGAAAGGTAAATGCCTCGAATGGGTTTTGCGGAGGCTTTTGATGCTGCTTGGATAAGTTTATCTAAGGTGTTGGCTTCTGAAAAAGGACTTGCATAAACTGATGATCCACTTCCCAAGTTTACTGTGATAGCCATCCAGCCTGGGTTATGGCTGACGGTATAATTGACCACATTTTGTGCTCCATGAAAATGAATGAGAAGATTGATTGAGTCTGTAACCATTTTTTCGGGCAGGAAAAAATGTACCCTTTTTGGCAATATATTTGGCCATTCTTCATATAGGCCGGAGTTTGATATATCAGGAACGCGCTCATGGGGCCTGATATGCTCTATCATTGGAGAAGGGTTTTGGGAAGCCATTTTAGGCTGTTGCCTAGCCGATATCCCGATATGGACAAGTGCAAGGAGGAAGAACAGCTGTGCTTTTTTGATCATTTGCCAATATCTTCGTTCCATAAGGCAGGTTGATCTTCCATGAATTTTGCCATTAGGTCAATGCACTGCTTGTCATCCATAATGATGACTTCTACCCCATGATCAGAAAGTAGCGATTCTTCACCCTTAAAGCTGGTGTTTTCTCCAATGATCACTTTAGGTATTCCATACAACAGAATTGCTCCGGTACACATGGGGCAGGGAGATAATGTGGTGTAAAGTATGCTTTTTTGGTAAATGGCGGCGGCCTGTCTGCCCGCATTTTCCAAGGCATCCATTTCTCCATGAAGGATGGCACTCCCTTTTTGGACTCTTCTGTTGTGGCCACGTCCGATGATCTTATCATCGTGTACCAATACAGCACCAATGGGAATTCCTCCTTCCTGTAGCCCTTTCTTGGCCTCTTCGATTGCAGCTTGTAGGTGTTTGTCCATAAAGTCGCTATTACCTTTCCCGAATATACGTTATTTGATTGATTTGAAGGGCTTTTAACGTTTCCAATTCACCCAAAATCTTGGCAGGAGCCAAAACGTGTGCCCTGTTCAAAGTACTGATTGAATCTTATATTATTCTCCAAAACGGGAAATTATTATTGGTGTTATTTGGCTTTTATTGTGGTTTATTGGCGTTGGATTGTAATGTAATAAACATTTATTGCTAGATTTATACGATTATTACCGGTATTACCTTTGTTCCTTTACTGTAAAAATGGAATTTTCGCTTAGTCCCTATTCGCTTTCTTTGCTCGTATTTGCAGTCGTCGTGCTGTTATTGGCGGTTTTTCTTTTTACTCGCTTGAGTAAGGATGTGAGGTGGTTTGGGGCGATGATGATTGCCGTGTCGATTTGGGCTGCTAGTGATGGCGTGATGGTGGGGATGGACGATCTGGAAGCGATGTTGTTGGTAGTGGATTTTGAATATATCGGCATCACTTTGGTCCCGGTTTTTTGGTTGCTTTTTGTGCTGAAGTTTGTAGGGAAGGAAGCTTGGTTAAGCCCGAGGTGGATTGCCTGTCAATTTGTTTTTCCCTTGATCTCTATGATCATGGTCTGGACCAATGGTTATCATCATCTCCATTACCAAAAAGCCGAGATTGTGGAAATGAACGGACTGTTTGCCTTGCTTACGGCGAAAGGCCCATGGTACATTATTCATACAAGCTATTTTTATCTCGCCATTGGTTATGGTGTTTACCTATTGATCAGGAGGTATTTTAGCACCAAGGGAGTGTATCAAAAGCAGACCATGATCATACTTGCGGGCACCATGGTGCCATGGATAGCCAATATATTGGTGGTGTTTCAAGTAGGGCCATTTAACGGGATAGATCCTACACCCCATGCGTTTATAGTGACGTGTATGATTGTTTTTATCGGGTTCTTTAAAGTAGGATTGTTTGACATCAAACCTATCGCCAGAAATATTATTGTGGATTCCATGAAGAACGGCATGCTGGTAATCGATGGTGCTAGGCGAGTGGTGGATGTAAATCCTTATTTTACAAAATTGATAGAGAAAAATGTAGAAGATATCACGGGTAAGGATGTGGGTGATTTGGGATTTGATGAGGAATTTTGGAAAAGCCTAGTTGAAAATGACGATGAAGTAGTCGTCGAAAAGATGATTTCGAGGGACGGTGTGGACAGGTACTTTGAGGTGTCCAGTAAGTTTTTAAAGGAAGGCGAGCGGAAATACCAGGGAAGGTTGATTTTATTTAGGGATATCTCCCAGTTTGTTCAAGATCAAAAGAGGCTTGAGTTTCAAGCGAAGAAATTGACTGATCTCAATACTACAAAGGATAGGCTCTTGTCCATTATTTCACATGACCTACGTAATCCCATCCATTCTCTTACCCAGTTTGTAGAGATGGTGGAGTATGGGTGGGTTAAGGAAGATGAGTTCAGGTCCATGTTGCCTAGTTTTGCCAAAAACTTAAAGGATGTTTCTAGTTTTATGGAGAATTTACTGGAGTGGGCACAGACCCAATTGAAAGGAGAGTCCATTCAGGCCGTTAAAATAAATGTCACCCAAGAGGTGCAAGAAGTTATTTCACTTTTTAAAAACCAACTTGATGCCAAAGGCAGCCAGGTCACATTTTGTGCAGAGAAAACGATCTATGCCTTTGCGGACCTAAATATGATCAGGTTGGTGATTCGAAACCTGATCGGCAATGCCATCAAGTTTTGTGATAAAGAAGATCAGATACTCATTAAGATTGTTGGTCAAGGCGAATTGGTAGAGGTGATTGTGGAGGATACGGGAGTGGGAATTGCGGCAGAAAATATGGAGAAGATCTTTTCAAGCAAGCCTTTCACTACCATAGGTACCCAAAATGAAAAGGGAACAGGGCTCGGACTGATGCTGTGCAAGGATTTCGTGGAGAAAAATGGCGGGGAAATTTGGGTGGAAAGTGAGTTGGGAAATGGAGCAAGTTTTCACTTCACCATTCCCCAGATGGTCACCAAAGAAGTCTCCAATTCCTGATAGGGAGCCTGGCCATTTGTCAAACAAGTGCCTTATCATCCTTGTCCTCTACAAAATATGTCAACATTGAGGCCACGATCAACAGTAAGCCGGCGGTGAAAATAGCATAAATCGCATGACCTTCGTACCAATGTTTTACGATCAATCCACCCACAAAACCATTTAGGATCTGCGGTGCGGTAATGAAGAAATTAAAGATTCCCATATATACCCCCATTTTTCTTGCAGGAATAGCACCTGCCAAAATTGAATAAGGCATTGCCAAGATACTGGCCCAGGCAATTCCCACACCGATCATCGAGAAGTTTAGCATCCATTTCATACTTGGATCAGTGATCCATAAAAAGGACATCAACCCCAATCCGCCTGCAATCAAACAAGCGGCATGGGTCATCTTCCTGCCTATTTTGGCAGCTAAAAAAGGTAAGGCTAGGGCAAATATCGCTGAAACTAAATTGTAAAAGCCAAAGATGACCCCTACATAATTCCCCGCTTCATTAAATTCCAAGGAACTACGGTCCATGCTGGGGAGCCCCCAAACGTGCTGAGCCAGAGCCGGAGTCGTAAACACCCACATCGAAAACAGCGCAAACCAAGAAAAAAACTGTACCAAGCCCAGCTGTTTCATCGTTTTTGGCATGCTAATAAAATCCGAGAAAATACTCGATAAACCTTTGTGGGAAGCATGTTTGTGGTCTTCGTGAGCATTCCATTTATCCTGTACCTCTGGAGGATACTCCGTGGTGCGAATGACGGTCCATAAAATAGATACCACCAATACCGTAGCTCCGATAAAAAATGCCCAGAGGACATTTTGGGGGACGATGCCCTCATTTGCCGTCGTGGCCACGCCAAACCATTCGGTAAGGGTGTAGGGCAGCCAAGAGCCGATCACGGCCCCCAGACCAATGAGCAAGGTCTGGACAGCAAAGCCCAAGGTCCGCTGGTCGGTAGGGAGTTTATCAGCCACCAATGCCCGGAAAGGTTCCATGGCAACATTAAACGATGCATCCATGATCATCAGGAATCCAGCACCCACCCATAGAGCAGGCAAAAAAGCTACAAACAGTGAGGCATTGGGCAGCAGCACCAGACCGATGGCCGCTAGAATAGAACCGGCCAGAAAGTACGGCCTTCTTCTGCCCAATTTGGTCCATGTGCGATCGCTGTAATGGCCAATGATGGGCTGGATGATCATGCCGGTGATAGGTGCCACGAGCCAAAATAGGGACAAGTGCTCTACGTCTGCACCGAAGGTTTGGAGAATGCGGCTGGCATTGGCATTTTGGAGCGCAAAGCCCATCTGGATGCCCAGAAAGCCAAAGCTCATGTTCCAGATTTGCCAAAAACTTAATTTCTTCTTTTGTGTATCGGGTTGCATTTAGCAGTTATGTAAGGGGTTTAGGTTGTAAAGTTTGAAGGGTAGTACCTGTCCTCAATGGGGATTAATTGTTCATCAACTCTTATGTCCCAAAAGTAAGGATTATTTCTTCAGCGTGGTGGGGCAGGGTGACAGTCGGCAATCCTGCTATTTCATGATAGGGGAGACGGTTGTCTGGCAATGGATCAAAATCCGATATTTTTCGAAGAAAGGCGATGTTTTCCCTAGTTACCGGCACTTTTTCCCCTGCAGAAGTTACTTCGTTGATTTCAAAACCATGAAAAATAATGCTGAGCTGCTTATAATGGCTTGCAAAATCCCCCGTGGGCTTTGTTAACCGAAGGGTTTTTCGATCACTGTCCAAAACAATTTTTCTTTTGTAATAGCCTCCGTTTTTGTAATCCAAACTTCGTCCATCATCCTCATAGTGGAAGTAGCTGGTAGTTCCTTCTCCTTTGTACACATGAAGGCGCAGAATGCCGTCATGCTTCTCGGCAGTATGGGATACGGGGGACTGCAGTGGCACAATACTTCCTCCTTTGACGAATACGGGCAAATAATTGATCGGCGTGTCCACGTAAATTTCTTGGTCACCTTGATAGGATTGATCATTGAAGAAATAATACCAATTTCCTTCCGGAAGATACGCTTTGGTGATTTCTTTATGGGATTCTACTGGAGCCACCAGCAGGGAATCGCAGAACAAGTATTGATTTTGAAAGCGGCCATCATAGATGTTTTCATCAAATGGATAATCAATGGTCAGGCTTTTGGCCAAGGGCAAACCATCCTGGCTGCTTTTGTAAAAGGCAGCATACAGCAGGGGCATCATTTGATAGCGAAGTTTGAGGTAGTTTTTGGAAATTTCCTCTACTTCTTCTCCAAAGGCCCAAGGTTCTGCGTCCTTGCTATTGATCATGGAGTGGGCTCTGTAGAGTGGTGAGAAGGCCGCGATGCTCATCCATCGTGCGAAGAGCGATTTGCTGGCTTCTCCACAAAATCCGCCCACATCGTATCCTGCGAAACTCACTCCGCTAATTCCGAGGCTGTTGACCAGTCGGATGCCTGCCATCATGTGTTCCTCACTGGAGACATTGTCCCCTGTCCAGGCAGCAGCAAATCGTTGGATGCCAGAAAAACCAGCCCTGGTAAGGGTGAAAGGCCGCTCCTGTCCATTTTTGAATGCGCCTTCCTGTGCGGCTCTGGCCATCTGCATCCCATACACATTACGGGCTTTTCGGTGGCTGACTTGCTCTCCTTCGTAATCAAAATTGATCAGGTTCGGCGTGTGCTGGCCCCAAGATGCCGGTTCATTCATGTCTGTCCAGAATCCATCCACACCGGCATCAGTGTAGAAGGCCATTTTTTCTGTCCACCATTGCCGGGTTTTGGCGGAGGTGAAATCAGGAAAGGCACACCAACCCGGCCACACTTGGCCTTCATAGGTTTCTCCATCCGGGTATTTGAGGAAGAGGTCATTGTCCTTTCCTTCTTGGTATGGAAGATAGTCTTTTTCGGCCTTGATGCCCGGATCCATGATGACCACCACACGGAAGCCCTTTGCTTTCAAGGTCTGGATCATCGACTTGGGGTCTGGGAATTTTTCCCCATCAAAGGTAAATACTTTGTACTTTTCCATATGGTGGATGTCCAAGTAAATGACATCTGCCGGCATATCCCTGTCCCTGAAGTTATTGGCCAGGGCGAATACTTCGGATTCGGGATAATAAGAATAGCGGCATTGCTGAAAACCCAATGCCCAAAGCGGGGGCATGCTCATTTTTCCCGTAAGGGATGTGTAGCCACTGATAATCTCTGCCACGGTGTTTCCTTGGAAGAAATAGTAATCCATATCACCATCTTCTGCAGAGAAATAGGAAAAGCGGCGGTTGGAAGCACCGAAGTTAAAGGTGGTTTTATGGGTGTTGTCAAAGAAAATCCCATAGGCACGGTCGTTGTGAATACCGATGTAGAATGGGATGGACATGTAAAGCGGGTCGTCATTCACGCCATAGGCAAAATAATCCGTGTTCCAGTTGGTAAAGGCTTGCCCAGCACGGTCGATGCCTCCCGTCTTTTCTCCCAGCCCAATGAATTTTTCGTCGGGCTGGAGTTTTTTATAATTGGTTACTTCCGTGCCCAGCCAAGATACCCCAAATGCTGGATCATCCTGATTGAGGAGGTTCCCCTGCTGATCATAAAAGCTCAGTGCCCATTCGTTTTTGGCAAGAACGATTTTAAGTTCTGCCGTTTCCAACGTTAATGCCTCAGGAGTCTCGGAGACGTTTACTGAGCTTCCTTTGGGGGATTGTACCACACTGTAAGGGTTGGGGGAAAACTGCTCGTAACGACTAAGTTGGATACGGACAGTGGTGTCTGTAAATAGGCTGATTTTAAAGTATGAAGCTTCCGTTCTGCCGATTATTCCATGGGGTATTGGCTCCCAAGACAGTACTTTTCCGGCAGACTGGTTTTGGGCACGATTTACTGAGGTGGCTACAGTAGTCATTTGGGTTACTTTAATAAATTGTAAAATGCAATTGTTCAGCGCTTCCGAGGTAGGATTTGGAAGACGAGTATCACCTGATTCATGGGGTTCGCTGGTGACGGCAGCTTGCAGAATAACAGGTAATATGCTGCTAATTTAGAAAGGATTCCGGAAGGAAAAAATTTGGTTTATGTTGTGCAATGCGATATTTGGGGCGTTTTGGGCCTGAAAACCATCCTTATTGATCTATTCAATCGTGTGCATAAAAAAGTGAAATCAGCCTAAAAAAAACGGAAGGCACGCAGATGATCCTGATTGCTTAGCCCCCTGTTGTTCCGATAGCTATGCTGCGGAACCATTGACATTGAGTTTTTAACTCATTACCACCTATTGGGAGGTTTTATGAGCAGCTCGGTAGGGAGCATCCCAAAACCCTCACCATAGGCATAAGCGCATCATACCGGTAGGTATAAAAGCTTGGGGACAGTCTCTAGGTATAGGTCCCTGTTCAGTACCTACGGCACTGTTGGAATGCTTTTCCGCCACCTGTTACCAAGCTTATGCTCCTAACGGAGCATCCTGTTTTCTTTGTCCGCTCCCTGAGCGTAGCCAAAGGGAGCGGTTGGGGTGATTGAGTATGGTTCTATATGATTTAGTGTGGGTAAGTATTAGGATAGATTGTTAAATTTCAGAGAAATGACTCGTTTTACCTATGTCACTTTTTTGCTACAGGTCAAAAAAGTGACCAAAAAACCCCGCTGTATTGCATCTATTGGGCTAAAATCAAACCCCGCTCACATGCAGGCAAACTCCTCGTGTTTAGCTTGCAACAACCATTTTTCCCACCATTTCGTCAAACAAGCCTGCCCTTTTTCCGCCCGCTTGTTAAATTTCTTCACGCCCAATAGCTGCTAGGCAGATAATGTGCTTGGGGCTATTTTACGAGGTGATGATTAATCATCACGATTTTTGATAAAATAATCTACCCACTGTCTTCTATATAGAGCCTTAAGCATTCACCTTGCGTCATTCGAACGTAGCAACAGTTGAGTGAAGCAAATCTGTCCTTTGGAGGAGTGATGGCTTCACTATACTTTTCTATGTGGCCGCTTACAGAGATTGTTGCTTAAGTTTCCCACAAATAATAATCAGTGATCATCCGCTAGATCCGTGTCATCAGCGTGCTATCCTTTCCTTAAGGAGGATTTTCGAATGACCAAACCTGTTTCGAGCATCTCTGTGCGTGCTGTAAATGCTTCCTCATTTTCGGAGTCGATCATTTCCAGCAGTAATTGAGCTGCTTTTTCGCCCATTTTAAAGCCCGGTTGGGAGACTGAGGAGAGGGGAGGGGCTATCATGGACGAAAACTGCCAGTCGCTAAAGCCTACAGCGCCAAACTCTTCAGGAAGTTTTAACCCAATGGCTTTGGCGGCTTGCATGGCACCGGCTGCAGCGATGTCATTCGAGGCAAACACCGCATCCGGCCGGTCTGACGGATGGGATAATAATGCTCGACAAATAGTCTCACTTTCTTCCGGAGTGCCTTTGGGACAGGGGATGATCCAATCTTCGCGAATAGGAATCCCTGCTTCCTGCAGTGCTTTGAGATATCCTTCTTTTCGGTCGATGCTGATTTTTAGGTTTTCCGGGCCAGCCAAATGAATGATTTTGGTATAGCCTTGTTCGATGAGGTGTTTGACGGCTTTATAAGCACCAGTGTGATCATCCACGGTGACATTGACCGTGTCTGGCAGGTTTGGAAGGCGGTCAAAAAACACAATGGGGTAATGATAATCCATCAGTTTTTTGAAATGGTCAAAATCGGATGTCTCTTTGGAGAAGCTCACCAAAAGCCCGTCGATCTGGTTGCTGATGATCGTGTCCACTGCTGCGATCTCTCTGGTTACATTTTCATTGGTCTGTAGGAGGATGACATTATAGCCGTTTGCGTAGGCTACTTCTTCTATTCCACTGATGACGGTGCTAAAAAAGAAGTGGACCACCTCAGGAATAATCACACCGATGGTGGAGGATTTGCTTTTTCTGAGGCTCAAAGCCACGGCGTTGGGGCGGTAATTGAGTTTTTTCGCTAGTGCCTTTACCTTTTCCTTTGTTTCATTACTGATGCCCGGGTAGTCTTTCAGGGCACGTGAGACGGTGGAAGAAGAAATGTTCAGGGCTTTTGCTATATCCTTGATCGTGGCTTGTCCTAGTTTCATGATTAATTTAGACTTTTCTAAGATTCTAATATACTGTTTTACCGGTAAAATAAAATGGTGTTCCCAATCAATCCAAAGCGAACAATGTACGAAAATGGATGAAATTGAATTTTTGGAAGATAAATTTTTATACCCTATGAAAACGTTTGCGGCGACGTTTGCATAAAAAATACCTGGTTTTTTTCGATTCAAAAACTTGCCTGTACGGCTTGTATTCCCTAATATTTGATCATGATCTCGAAAATACCACAATAATCCAACACATCGGATTTTTTGATGAGTTTCAAGATTAGAGAGTA
It encodes:
- a CDS encoding LacI family DNA-binding transcriptional regulator, which codes for MKLGQATIKDIAKALNISSSTVSRALKDYPGISNETKEKVKALAKKLNYRPNAVALSLRKSKSSTIGVIIPEVVHFFFSTVISGIEEVAYANGYNVILLQTNENVTREIAAVDTIISNQIDGLLVSFSKETSDFDHFKKLMDYHYPIVFFDRLPNLPDTVNVTVDDHTGAYKAVKHLIEQGYTKIIHLAGPENLKISIDRKEGYLKALQEAGIPIREDWIIPCPKGTPEESETICRALLSHPSDRPDAVFASNDIAAAGAMQAAKAIGLKLPEEFGAVGFSDWQFSSMIAPPLSSVSQPGFKMGEKAAQLLLEMIDSENEEAFTARTEMLETGLVIRKSSLRKG